The following are encoded in a window of Chitinivibrionales bacterium genomic DNA:
- a CDS encoding tetratricopeptide repeat protein, with the protein MIMRKKMLIHIGGLLVIAGMISIMPGCTKARKAGGHMDTPEVHYKQGMKYWDQEEIAKAEEEFKLAKSLDPKFGLAYSGLALTTAKKAQDAPDKDAMKDGFKEAHKLADKGKSLASKEPGAFIAKAMVITMEKQGREEPRKWIRDVEAEYNRAIKLDPQNAEAYYRRGYSYKKAYMFSEAKEDFAKVLELDKGFTNKADREFKLINDIERAAPGTEVGKKIALVEKISRADIAALFVSELKIDKLVEKKRPKEYNNEFNAPDDPREMQVDQNVKMAEITDMDGHWAKNFVIDIVDLNIRGLEPYPDHTFHPQELVSRGEYAMMVEDAIIAITGDESIATKYVGETESRFPDVNPSHPSYNAVCTAADRGIMDAEINGEFGIQQSVTGPEALLVIRKLKNFLKLE; encoded by the coding sequence ATGATCATGAGAAAAAAAATGCTGATTCACATTGGAGGACTGCTTGTTATAGCAGGAATGATTTCTATAATGCCGGGTTGTACCAAGGCACGAAAAGCCGGCGGCCACATGGATACTCCGGAAGTCCATTATAAGCAGGGGATGAAATACTGGGATCAGGAAGAAATTGCCAAGGCCGAAGAAGAATTCAAGCTGGCAAAATCGCTCGATCCGAAATTTGGCCTCGCCTATTCGGGTTTAGCTTTAACAACGGCAAAAAAAGCCCAGGATGCTCCTGATAAAGATGCAATGAAAGACGGATTTAAAGAGGCCCACAAACTTGCCGATAAAGGAAAAAGTCTGGCATCCAAAGAACCCGGAGCGTTTATCGCAAAAGCGATGGTAATTACAATGGAAAAGCAAGGCAGAGAAGAACCCCGGAAGTGGATCAGGGATGTGGAAGCCGAATACAACCGGGCTATTAAACTGGATCCTCAGAATGCAGAAGCCTATTATCGGCGCGGGTACAGCTATAAAAAAGCCTACATGTTTTCTGAAGCCAAGGAAGATTTTGCCAAAGTGCTTGAACTCGACAAGGGTTTTACCAACAAAGCCGATCGGGAATTCAAGTTGATCAACGACATTGAACGGGCTGCTCCCGGTACTGAAGTAGGAAAGAAGATCGCACTGGTAGAAAAAATATCCCGTGCAGATATCGCAGCCCTCTTTGTCTCAGAGTTGAAAATCGACAAACTTGTCGAGAAAAAACGCCCTAAAGAATACAATAACGAATTCAATGCTCCTGATGATCCCCGGGAAATGCAGGTCGATCAAAATGTCAAAATGGCTGAGATTACCGATATGGATGGGCACTGGGCAAAGAATTTTGTCATAGATATTGTTGATCTGAACATCCGCGGCCTTGAACCATATCCCGACCATACGTTCCATCCTCAGGAACTGGTAAGCCGGGGTGAATACGCCATGATGGTTGAGGATGCGATCATTGCGATTACCGGCGATGAAAGTATTGCGACAAAATATGTAGGTGAGACCGAAAGCCGGTTCCCCGACGTGAATCCTTCACACCCGAGCTATAACGCGGTCTGCACTGCTGCAGACCGGGGTATAATGGATGCCGAGATCAACGGTGAATTCGGCATACAACAATCGGTTACCGGCCCTGAAGCTCTTCTGGTTATTCGCAAATTGAAAAATTTCCTTAAACTGGAATAA
- the murA gene encoding UDP-N-acetylglucosamine 1-carboxyvinyltransferase → MAQFIVEGGKQLHGSISVTGNKNEALPLIAASLLCADPIALYNSPDIVDVRTMLEIAEHLGTRVKKNKPGIISLHTPSIEKTELPLMLSSQIRASILFASALLARTGQAIIPQPGGDSIGRRRLDTHFLVFEHLGAKLKIQRKVDERGLQTTAYVLEAPKGITGASIYLDEASVTATENALILASAAKGKTTIANAASEPHVQGLCHFLKQMGVKIKGVGSNMLTVYGTDQFTPAEHVVGSDYIEAASFIGLAAATRSSITVTNINTQIMRMILFQFERIGVVVENDYKKRMIHVPEKQPLTIKKDLGSVIPKIEDSPWPGFPADLVSILLVVATQSRGTCLIHEKMFEARLFFVDKLLSMGAQIVLCDPHRAVIVGPSPLYGASISSPDIRAGMALLIAALAAEGQSHIQNIDQIDRGYQNIDIRLQSLGAQITRKE, encoded by the coding sequence ATGGCACAATTTATCGTTGAGGGTGGTAAGCAGCTTCACGGCTCAATAAGCGTGACAGGAAATAAAAATGAAGCACTTCCTCTCATTGCGGCGTCATTGTTATGCGCTGATCCGATCGCCCTTTACAACTCGCCTGATATTGTTGATGTTCGCACCATGCTTGAAATTGCAGAACACCTTGGAACCAGAGTAAAAAAAAATAAGCCGGGTATTATCAGTCTTCACACTCCTTCAATTGAAAAGACAGAACTGCCGCTCATGCTCTCATCGCAGATACGGGCCTCTATTCTGTTTGCTTCGGCGCTCCTTGCCCGCACAGGCCAGGCTATTATTCCTCAACCGGGGGGTGATTCTATCGGCCGACGACGTCTGGATACACATTTTCTGGTTTTTGAACACCTCGGAGCAAAGTTGAAAATACAACGGAAAGTCGACGAGCGGGGTCTTCAAACAACGGCATATGTCCTCGAAGCTCCAAAGGGTATCACCGGCGCTTCCATTTATCTTGATGAAGCATCTGTTACAGCGACAGAAAATGCTCTTATCCTGGCTTCGGCGGCAAAAGGTAAAACAACGATCGCCAACGCAGCATCAGAACCCCATGTACAGGGTCTCTGTCATTTCCTCAAGCAAATGGGGGTAAAAATAAAGGGCGTCGGTTCAAATATGCTGACCGTTTACGGAACCGATCAATTCACCCCTGCAGAACATGTGGTGGGAAGTGATTACATTGAAGCGGCATCATTTATCGGCCTTGCGGCGGCAACCAGATCGTCTATAACGGTCACCAATATCAATACTCAAATAATGCGAATGATCCTTTTTCAATTCGAACGAATCGGGGTAGTGGTAGAAAACGATTATAAAAAACGGATGATCCATGTTCCGGAAAAACAGCCGTTGACCATAAAAAAGGATCTGGGAAGCGTAATTCCAAAAATCGAAGACAGCCCCTGGCCCGGATTTCCGGCCGACCTGGTTTCAATCCTTCTTGTTGTGGCAACCCAATCCAGAGGTACCTGCCTTATTCACGAAAAAATGTTCGAAGCCCGGTTGTTTTTTGTTGACAAACTGCTGAGCATGGGCGCACAAATCGTGCTCTGTGATCCTCACCGTGCAGTTATCGTAGGCCCTTCACCCCTCTATGGAGCTTCAATCAGTTCTCCTGATATCCGTGCAGGAATGGCACTGCTCATTGCAGCACTTGCCGCAGAAGGTCAGAGTCATATACAAAACATCGATCAAATTGACAGGGGATATCAGAATATCGACATCCGGTTGCAGAGTTTAGGGGCCCAAATCACGAGAAAAGAATAA
- a CDS encoding group II intron reverse transcriptase/maturase — protein sequence LKVNANKSAVDRPWKRKFLGYSMTNEKKVRLKVAPRSVERLKGKLRDILRKGRGRNIVTVCKEISVVLIGWQSYFKLAEVKNVFEELDQWIRRKLRRIKWRQWKRPYTRAKNLMKRGLDEVRAWRSATNGRGPWWNAGASHMNEAFKKADFDKMGLTSLLDRFITIRNQSRTAVYGTVRTVV from the coding sequence CTGAAGGTGAACGCCAACAAGAGTGCAGTAGACCGTCCATGGAAACGTAAATTTCTTGGCTACTCGATGACAAATGAGAAGAAAGTTCGTCTGAAGGTGGCACCACGTTCGGTAGAACGACTCAAGGGCAAGTTGCGGGACATACTCCGCAAAGGTCGGGGCCGTAATATTGTAACGGTGTGTAAGGAAATATCGGTTGTTCTAATCGGATGGCAATCTTACTTCAAGCTAGCAGAGGTAAAGAATGTGTTCGAGGAACTCGACCAATGGATACGCCGTAAACTGCGGCGTATCAAATGGCGCCAATGGAAGCGTCCTTATACCAGAGCGAAGAACTTGATGAAGCGTGGTCTGGATGAAGTTCGTGCATGGAGATCCGCCACAAACGGACGTGGGCCTTGGTGGAATGCTGGGGCCTCACACATGAACGAAGCTTTCAAGAAGGCCGACTTTGACAAAATGGGTCTGACGTCACTGCTCGATCGATTTATAACGATCCGTAATCAATCACGAACCGCCGTATACGGAACCGTACGTACGGTGGTGTGA
- a CDS encoding DUF401 family protein has translation MADWLLSIPAFIKIAVSFFGILLLYRMKIPLGISMFVNSLGLMIWAGTGFGRVFRRLRLLLLPENVLLLIAIVALIFFTEALRKTGKMQRTIDALKGIFKKTTVLYAGFPALIGLLPMPGGALFSAPFVKSVDENDSLHSAHKVAINYWFRHIWEYWWPLYPGVILAIKFSQLPPGIYFALQIPFTIVAVAAGYFFILRSIISKKVDNENIVYDTKAVMHTLVPIGALVLFAVAGTWAMKILGSPESLSNIPAILAGLGFSLVLVFFKKTGAIIPTLQIFKQKSLWTIIAVVLGVQLYSVALKTPLGKEGMTLVSLMRDEFLETGIPLVLVIMLVPLISGIITGIAMGFVGASFPLVFALLGESPEFNVIAATTALAFGFGYVGMLLSPVHICFMVTNEYFKSRLIQSYPWLIGPAGVMIVATLCLSALYYTVF, from the coding sequence ATGGCAGACTGGTTACTCTCCATCCCCGCGTTCATAAAAATAGCAGTTTCATTCTTTGGTATATTACTGTTGTATCGAATGAAAATTCCGCTGGGGATTTCCATGTTTGTTAATTCTCTGGGCCTTATGATTTGGGCCGGCACCGGATTCGGCCGTGTCTTTCGTCGTTTAAGATTGCTGCTTCTTCCAGAAAATGTATTGCTTCTTATAGCGATCGTTGCGCTGATTTTTTTCACCGAGGCCCTTCGAAAGACAGGGAAAATGCAGCGGACAATTGATGCATTAAAAGGGATATTCAAGAAGACGACCGTTCTTTATGCCGGATTTCCCGCCCTCATCGGGTTGCTTCCCATGCCCGGAGGTGCATTGTTTTCTGCTCCTTTTGTTAAGTCGGTCGATGAAAACGATTCGTTACACTCGGCCCATAAAGTGGCGATCAATTACTGGTTCAGACATATATGGGAATACTGGTGGCCGCTTTATCCCGGTGTGATTTTAGCAATTAAGTTTTCGCAGCTTCCTCCCGGCATCTATTTCGCCCTTCAAATCCCCTTTACTATCGTTGCGGTTGCTGCAGGATACTTTTTTATCCTTCGCTCCATTATATCAAAAAAGGTTGATAATGAAAATATCGTGTATGACACTAAGGCCGTGATGCATACGCTGGTTCCTATCGGCGCACTGGTGCTTTTTGCTGTTGCGGGGACCTGGGCAATGAAAATTCTCGGATCACCGGAATCATTGAGTAATATTCCTGCAATTCTTGCCGGATTAGGGTTTTCACTGGTCCTGGTATTTTTTAAAAAGACCGGTGCAATCATTCCAACGCTTCAGATCTTTAAACAGAAAAGTCTCTGGACAATTATTGCCGTAGTACTGGGGGTACAGCTCTATTCTGTTGCCTTGAAAACGCCCCTGGGAAAAGAGGGGATGACCCTTGTTTCGCTTATGCGTGATGAGTTTCTGGAAACCGGCATTCCGCTGGTGCTTGTGATCATGTTAGTCCCGCTTATCTCGGGTATTATTACCGGTATTGCCATGGGATTTGTAGGAGCAAGTTTTCCCCTTGTTTTTGCACTTTTAGGGGAATCACCCGAATTTAATGTAATTGCAGCAACGACCGCACTCGCCTTCGGTTTCGGTTATGTGGGCATGTTGCTTTCACCGGTGCATATCTGTTTTATGGTCACCAACGAGTATTTCAAATCCCGGCTGATACAATCCTATCCCTGGCTGATCGGGCCTGCAGGGGTAATGATTGTGGCGACATTATGTCTGTCTGCTTTGTATTACACCGTCTTTTAG
- a CDS encoding STAS domain-containing protein, which yields MPVTKHLSVQLKGNEKCKSIHVGGDIISSRIKELSRMVESIEKAKCSRLILDLTQVTFVDSYGLGAFVYYHTMLSKAGTELLVAANGALKETLTSCNLDKVLNIVDPFDLLADFPLDKTTEK from the coding sequence CTGCCTGTGACCAAACATCTGTCTGTGCAACTCAAGGGCAATGAGAAATGCAAAAGTATTCATGTCGGCGGCGATATAATAAGCTCCAGAATTAAAGAACTGTCGAGAATGGTCGAAAGCATCGAAAAAGCTAAATGCAGCCGGTTGATTCTTGATTTGACACAGGTTACCTTTGTCGACAGCTACGGCCTTGGAGCCTTTGTCTATTACCATACCATGCTCTCGAAAGCCGGAACCGAACTGCTCGTTGCGGCAAATGGAGCTCTCAAAGAGACGTTAACGAGTTGTAATCTGGACAAAGTTCTCAATATTGTAGATCCCTTTGATTTGCTTGCCGACTTTCCTCTTGATAAAACAACAGAGAAATAA
- a CDS encoding methyltransferase domain-containing protein — protein MVTDLSSNYTSPAGREFTLVAGRFAGINPGSRVLDMGCGYGEGTCNLAQEFRCKITAIDNSKENIAFAKQLAVERTVSHLISFEKQDIFAADYKDEPFELVLAEGGVLSFIGRKEGLSLARSWSVSRGWLAFSDLIFLSEDVPNEVSNVFEANKYHYESEASYRKLINNAGFDIQFICLVPQSGWDNYYAHMAKRLEDQKGFFADKRVKLAFHKEIDIFYRKEAFRYMGYLFCIARKTE, from the coding sequence ATGGTAACAGATCTCTCATCGAACTATACATCACCGGCAGGCCGAGAATTTACTCTTGTTGCAGGTCGGTTTGCCGGCATTAACCCCGGCAGTCGGGTTCTGGATATGGGATGTGGCTATGGTGAAGGGACCTGCAATCTTGCACAGGAATTCAGATGCAAAATCACTGCTATCGACAATTCAAAAGAAAATATCGCCTTTGCAAAACAACTGGCGGTTGAAAGGACCGTAAGCCACCTTATCTCGTTTGAAAAACAGGATATCTTCGCAGCGGATTACAAAGATGAACCCTTTGAGCTTGTTCTTGCCGAAGGAGGGGTCTTATCCTTTATCGGCAGGAAAGAAGGCCTCAGTCTTGCACGATCATGGTCTGTTTCCCGCGGATGGCTCGCCTTTTCCGATTTGATATTTCTTTCGGAAGATGTTCCCAATGAAGTGAGTAATGTATTTGAAGCGAATAAATACCATTATGAATCGGAAGCCTCTTACAGGAAACTGATTAATAATGCCGGGTTCGACATACAATTTATTTGCCTTGTCCCTCAGAGCGGGTGGGATAACTATTATGCCCATATGGCGAAGCGTCTTGAAGATCAAAAGGGTTTTTTTGCCGATAAGCGGGTCAAACTTGCCTTTCATAAAGAGATTGATATTTTTTATCGCAAGGAAGCATTCCGATATATGGGGTATCTTTTTTGTATTGCCCGAAAAACCGAATAG
- a CDS encoding LysM peptidoglycan-binding domain-containing protein — translation MKRYTISIVQLVMIPFVLRAQELYEPPHRSTSFVPPQRSVSRENYYLVKKWDTLWDLSGRFLENPFRWKEIHRLNPSIGNPHWIYPGNKLIIPGVHSTSSYSSVEKPDFYALTRGFLDNTAAEDSDTSAKATLQDTSQQQKNDSLLDYSDLRATLLSDNFFSPQFMERIGFLWFQKDAKGMLYPGNGVITECDDQNVYRQFDDMTAELYDGASYSRGDLVNIYHSDRFVKFKGKTANLVRVVAKAKVVLVKDSRIRLQLYKLWDIVECDDHIGPAPPPEPLEFDDLVDAPSAVEAEVFERIEETESPYLFRCFLIDQGSEKGITTGDLFAIYPVKEDNVSDRPSAIACVVNTRETSSSLVVVKLFSTRIEPGDKAIRVKRIKFKE, via the coding sequence GTGAAACGCTACACAATTTCCATCGTTCAATTAGTCATGATACCCTTCGTGCTCCGGGCCCAGGAACTCTATGAGCCCCCACACCGATCAACATCATTTGTCCCTCCTCAACGCAGCGTAAGCCGGGAAAATTATTACCTGGTAAAAAAGTGGGACACGCTTTGGGATCTGTCCGGCCGCTTTCTGGAAAATCCTTTCAGATGGAAAGAGATCCACCGGCTTAATCCCTCTATCGGAAATCCGCACTGGATATATCCCGGCAATAAGCTCATTATTCCGGGAGTGCATAGCACATCATCCTATTCTTCGGTCGAAAAGCCGGATTTTTATGCACTCACCAGAGGCTTTCTTGACAACACGGCAGCAGAAGACAGCGATACATCAGCAAAAGCAACTCTCCAAGACACCTCACAGCAACAGAAAAATGATTCTCTCCTCGATTATTCCGACCTTCGTGCAACACTGTTGTCGGATAACTTTTTCTCTCCCCAGTTCATGGAGAGGATCGGTTTTCTCTGGTTTCAGAAAGATGCAAAAGGTATGCTGTACCCGGGGAATGGAGTCATAACGGAATGCGACGATCAAAATGTATACCGTCAATTTGATGATATGACTGCAGAACTCTATGACGGAGCATCCTACTCACGAGGCGACCTGGTCAACATATACCATTCCGATCGTTTTGTGAAATTCAAAGGAAAAACGGCCAATCTGGTCAGAGTAGTGGCAAAGGCAAAAGTTGTTCTGGTGAAAGATTCTCGAATCCGCCTGCAGCTTTATAAACTCTGGGACATCGTGGAATGTGACGATCATATCGGTCCTGCGCCCCCACCGGAACCACTGGAATTCGACGATTTGGTCGACGCTCCCTCGGCAGTAGAGGCAGAAGTCTTTGAGAGAATCGAAGAAACCGAAAGTCCCTATTTATTCAGATGCTTTTTGATCGATCAAGGCAGTGAGAAAGGGATTACTACAGGCGATCTCTTTGCGATATACCCTGTTAAAGAAGATAATGTCAGCGATCGTCCATCGGCAATTGCCTGTGTTGTTAATACCCGGGAAACATCGAGTTCGCTGGTTGTGGTAAAACTGTTTTCGACCCGGATCGAACCGGGAGATAAGGCGATACGCGTTAAAAGAATCAAATTCAAGGAATAA
- a CDS encoding phospho-N-acetylmuramoyl-pentapeptide-transferase: MLIEYLYRNTEIYLLYSRLFSTSIATILSFGAAMITFPFYINYLRKLNFSSELEPEKNGKGEPVMPAGILFLIIIIAVSLLTARFNSYVISTLIIYSFFSIIGAVDDIAKIVNKRRLAKGLITKQDYQYKSDGISASLRLTLYILISGGVAILAYKYIPNINGHITIPFLSVEKIFPYLPAWLFVPFMTLVVAVLANGVNFTDGVDTLATVPLITCYIFVVIISYIASNSVWAEYLLIPHITGVEEILPIGGAVFGVLLAFLWFNSPPSTIIMGDSGSIGLGGMVAIMFVFIKAEFYLPIVGFIFMMEFVSDIIQIFWFKTTGKRFFLMAPIHHHFQLKMIKDPFYCNNKFFVNSKIRWRFHILSVILLIVGLILFLKVR, from the coding sequence ATGCTCATTGAATATCTTTACCGTAATACCGAAATCTATCTGCTGTACAGCCGTCTTTTCAGCACAAGCATTGCAACGATCCTTTCATTCGGCGCCGCGATGATTACCTTCCCCTTCTATATCAATTACCTTCGAAAACTCAACTTCAGTTCGGAATTGGAACCGGAAAAAAACGGCAAAGGTGAACCGGTCATGCCGGCGGGAATTCTTTTTTTAATAATTATAATTGCGGTATCCCTCCTCACCGCCCGGTTTAATTCCTATGTGATATCTACTCTTATCATTTATTCTTTTTTCAGTATAATCGGTGCGGTGGATGATATAGCCAAAATAGTCAACAAACGGCGGCTGGCAAAAGGGCTGATAACAAAGCAGGACTATCAGTATAAATCGGACGGTATTTCTGCCAGCCTCAGATTGACGCTTTATATTCTCATTTCAGGCGGCGTTGCTATTCTTGCCTATAAGTATATTCCCAATATTAATGGTCATATTACCATTCCTTTTCTCAGCGTCGAAAAGATTTTTCCCTATCTTCCGGCTTGGCTCTTTGTACCGTTTATGACACTGGTTGTTGCGGTATTGGCCAACGGCGTGAATTTTACCGATGGTGTCGATACACTGGCGACAGTACCGCTTATCACCTGTTATATTTTCGTTGTGATTATTTCATATATAGCAAGCAACAGTGTCTGGGCGGAATACCTTTTAATTCCCCATATAACCGGCGTTGAAGAAATATTGCCCATAGGCGGCGCCGTATTCGGCGTCCTCCTGGCATTTCTCTGGTTCAATTCTCCACCGTCAACAATCATCATGGGTGATTCAGGTTCCATCGGTCTTGGTGGCATGGTGGCGATTATGTTTGTTTTTATCAAGGCCGAATTTTACCTGCCCATTGTCGGTTTTATTTTCATGATGGAGTTCGTTTCTGATATCATTCAGATTTTCTGGTTTAAAACAACGGGCAAACGTTTTTTTCTTATGGCACCGATTCATCATCATTTCCAGCTGAAAATGATAAAAGATCCCTTTTACTGCAATAACAAATTTTTCGTAAACTCCAAAATCAGATGGCGGTTTCATATTCTCTCGGTTATACTTCTTATCGTGGGATTGATACTGTTTCTGAAAGTACGATAG
- a CDS encoding cyclic nucleotide-binding domain-containing protein, protein MYYTLEQLLPILKKVTIFAGLGEENISRIAEKCEIVKFPAGDVIIREGEQGKDILIIISGTAKVILDIDREALEIIQLGAGKCLGEVSVIGILNHSASVVAIEDIEVLVLSRKIMMEIFDRDKNLFSILILNIARELARRLHHTDEILLHYGKRAAGIH, encoded by the coding sequence ATGTATTATACTCTCGAACAACTTCTTCCGATCCTCAAGAAAGTTACCATCTTTGCCGGTCTGGGTGAAGAGAATATCAGCCGGATTGCGGAAAAATGTGAAATCGTGAAATTTCCCGCCGGTGATGTTATTATCAGAGAAGGTGAGCAGGGAAAAGACATTCTGATTATAATCAGCGGTACGGCCAAAGTTATTCTGGATATCGATAGAGAAGCACTTGAAATCATTCAGCTTGGAGCGGGCAAATGTCTTGGTGAGGTATCTGTGATCGGAATATTGAACCATAGTGCTTCGGTGGTTGCCATCGAAGATATCGAGGTGCTGGTTTTGTCGAGAAAAATCATGATGGAAATATTCGACAGAGACAAAAATCTTTTTTCAATTCTCATTCTCAATATTGCCCGCGAGCTTGCACGACGGCTCCATCATACCGACGAAATTCTCCTTCATTACGGGAAAAGAGCCGCGGGAATCCACTAA
- the argJ gene encoding bifunctional glutamate N-acetyltransferase/amino-acid acetyltransferase ArgJ has translation MSSTPQIKSVQGGVTASKGFTANGLYAGIKQSGDCDAAFIGSEVPCTAAGAFTQNNIRASCVNWCEKILPSNDITAIFCNSGNANACTGVQGEKDTKALAQAVARCLKTKMKSVLVASTGVIGNSLPMESILHSIPGLVQGASTGNGRLFSQAIMTTDTRFKEYAVRVVTSQGTFHIGGSAKGSGMIHPNMATMLSFITTDSALGTRELNGVMKRVVDWTFNNLTVDGDCSTNDMALILANGTSGVKISSKSDLKLFERALFQVCNNLCAKIAEDGEGATKRIEVNVVGGKTYKDSKLAAKAVANSNLVKTAIFGNDPNWGRILCAIGYSGARFSKEKLRVCLGKMPVCKGTSPVSFPEKKMRAALNKKVVTIDIDLGQGNTCAVAHTCDLTYDYIKINAEYHT, from the coding sequence ATGAGTTCAACACCCCAGATCAAATCAGTACAGGGAGGCGTAACCGCTTCGAAGGGATTTACGGCAAATGGCTTGTATGCCGGGATCAAACAGTCGGGTGACTGTGATGCAGCATTTATAGGAAGTGAGGTCCCCTGCACCGCTGCCGGAGCTTTTACGCAAAACAATATACGAGCTTCCTGCGTGAACTGGTGCGAAAAAATACTTCCTTCAAATGATATAACGGCAATATTTTGCAACAGTGGCAATGCCAATGCCTGTACCGGTGTTCAAGGTGAAAAGGATACCAAAGCTCTTGCTCAAGCGGTTGCTCGTTGCTTGAAAACTAAAATGAAATCGGTTCTTGTCGCCTCGACCGGTGTTATAGGGAATTCACTTCCCATGGAATCCATCCTCCATTCGATCCCGGGGCTGGTACAGGGTGCTTCCACCGGAAATGGCCGTCTCTTTTCCCAGGCCATAATGACGACCGATACCAGGTTCAAAGAATATGCCGTAAGAGTGGTCACGTCCCAAGGGACATTTCATATCGGCGGAAGTGCAAAAGGTTCGGGCATGATCCATCCGAATATGGCAACAATGCTCTCGTTTATTACAACCGATAGTGCTCTGGGAACCCGTGAATTGAATGGAGTCATGAAACGCGTGGTGGACTGGACATTTAATAATCTGACGGTTGATGGTGATTGTTCCACCAATGATATGGCACTGATCCTTGCAAACGGAACTTCCGGGGTGAAAATATCATCAAAATCCGATCTCAAACTTTTTGAAAGGGCATTGTTTCAGGTATGCAATAATCTCTGTGCGAAAATTGCCGAAGATGGTGAAGGGGCGACGAAGCGTATAGAGGTTAATGTCGTTGGAGGTAAAACATATAAAGATTCAAAACTTGCAGCAAAGGCGGTTGCAAATTCCAACCTGGTAAAAACAGCGATTTTCGGGAATGATCCCAACTGGGGCAGAATTCTCTGTGCGATCGGATATTCGGGCGCGCGGTTCTCAAAAGAAAAGCTGAGAGTGTGCTTAGGCAAAATGCCTGTATGCAAAGGGACTTCCCCGGTCTCATTTCCCGAAAAAAAGATGCGGGCTGCCCTGAATAAAAAAGTCGTGACTATTGATATCGATCTGGGGCAGGGAAATACCTGTGCTGTTGCGCATACCTGTGATTTAACCTATGATTATATTAAGATCAACGCCGAATATCATACCTGA